In Neoarius graeffei isolate fNeoGra1 chromosome 9, fNeoGra1.pri, whole genome shotgun sequence, one genomic interval encodes:
- the LOC132892155 gene encoding NXPE family member 3-like codes for MTQIEGCSPIGHKRFTQQIRSSNHTVFKPTETLRPLDINNTYCARFGQKPTAEEAKEERDLLNSIAWPGPLVQGLPMELSSDPAKSYFVIQGSSKQRLGGQLLVNVHVQNFLGLPKDHGGDFLIARLHSPELGTGVGGKVHDHQNGTYTVLFPLLWAGVARVEITMVHPSEAVVVLKRLQEEQSDRVFFKSLFKSGAVSETTVCNLCLPLNQKPLCNYTDSLTGEPWYCYKPEKLGCDKRINHYKGGCKNDLLSAYEAQFFQSDVNIKIPIPASAMDKVIVLPTEEGQAKVKNSYIPAGYYFHDTWTPLNGAVIQQFNDSSAITHCLRGKAVYMFGDSTVRQWFEYLADVPNLQQLIPFCPKNPGPFMSVDKRNNILVSYRCHGPPIRFRPVLSSQLRYVANELDKIQGGPDTVVLVSVWAHFSTYPVEIYIRHLRHIRRAVVRLLNREPATLVVIRTANLQKLSSHNSMVNSDWFSVWKDAVLRAMFRGLHVQLLDAWEMTLAHHLPHDIHPPPSIIKNTIDLILSHICPVGKI; via the exons CAAATACGGAGCAGTAACCACACAGTCTTTAAGCCTACTGAAACCTTGAGGCCGCTGGACATAAACAACACTTATTGTGCACGCTTTGGCCAGAAGCCCACGGCAGAAGAGGCCAAAGAAGAGCGAGATCTGCTCAACTCCATAGCATGGCCAGGTCCCTTGGTGCAAGGCCTTCCTATGGAGCTCAGCAGCGACCCTGCCAAGAGTTACTTTGTGATTCAGGGCTCATCAAAACAACGATTAGGTGGTCAGCTTCTAGTCAATGTCCATGTGCAGAACTTCTTGGGTCTGCCTAAGGATCATGGAGGAGATTTCCTGATAGCCCGGCTGCATTCACCTGAGCTGGGCACCGGTGTTGGAGGGAAAGTGCATGACCACCAAAATGGCACCTATACAGTCCTGTTCCCACTGCTGTGGGCTGGTGTAGCACGGGTGGAAATCACCATGGTGCACCCAAGTGAGGCAGTGGTGGTGCTTAAGAGATTGCAGGAGGAGCAATCTGACAGAGTGTTTTTTAAAAGCCTGTTCAAATCTGGTGCTGTCTCAGAGACCACTGTGTGCAACCTGTGTCTGCCACTCAACCAGAAACCACTCTGCAACTACACTGACTCTTTAACTGGAGAACCCTGGTACTGCTACAAACCTGAAAAGCTTGGATGTGACAAACGAATAAATCACTATAAAGGGGGCTGCAAGAATGATCTTCTAAGTGCATATGAAGCCCAGTTCTTCCAGAG TGACGTAAATATCAAAATTCCTATACCTGCATCAGCGATGGACAAAGTGATTGTATTACCTACAGAAGAAG GACAAGCCAAAGTAAAAAATAGTTACATTCCTGCTGGCTACTACTTTCATGATACCTGGACGCCTTTGAATGGTGCAGTTATTCAGCAGTTTAATGATTCTTCAGCCATAACACATTGTCTTAGAGGGAAGGCTGTCTACATGTTTGGAGACTCCACTGTACGGCAATGGTTTGAGTACCTCGCTGATGTTCCGA ACCTCCAACAGTTAATTCCTTTTTGTCCAAAAAATCCGGGGCCGTTCATGTCTGTGGACAAGAGGAACAACATTCTGGTAAGCTACCGCTGCCATGGGCCGCCTATCCGCTTCAGACCAGTGCTTTCCTCTCAGCTACGCTATGTAGCAAATGAGCTAGACAAGATCCAGGGTGGGCCAGACACAGTCGTTCTTGTGAGTGTGTGGGCTCACTTCAGCACCTACCCTGTTGAAATATATATACGGCACCTCCGACACATCCGCAGGGCTGTGGTACGGCTGCTGAACCGTGAGCCAGCTACATTGGTGGTAATCCGTACTGCCAACCTACAGAAGCTTAGCTCACACAACAGCATGGTCAACAGCGACTGGTTCTCTGTGTGGAAGGATGCTGTGCTACGTGCCATGTTCAGAGGACTCCATGTGCAACTGCTGGATGCCTGGGAAATGACGCTGGCCCACCACCTCCCACATGACATACACCCACCTCCTTCCATCATCAAAAACACAATTGATCTGATCCTCTCTCATATCTGTCCAGTTGGGAAAATATAG